One stretch of Schizosaccharomyces pombe strain 972h- genome assembly, chromosome: III DNA includes these proteins:
- the ast1 gene encoding XP-G family protein ast1, giving the protein MGVPRLGRFLEPFGKPVYFSSYPEVPLNCSLVIDGPSFAFWLWFSQGIVCSDFQGYQKAVLDFHHLLSRLRFKEIEYIFDGGLPFSKHQVRVNRYQQKINDLRSAYINLCVPIAQHVLMGLAKAKVIVCNEEADKYCAFQAKKLDAVILSQDSDFLLYDIDTPHYGYIPLQSLDVTSNGISGRKYRFDEIQKDFHFDLHILAAYLGVEGHPLDLVIDYHNTFEHICKILENSVKDKFIEKLVSKEELTRVHAFYSLNDLKLETSTINTFMWGRVQELLNSQLQPAEIWLPQLLELPSKHCSWLESAPLRLQAYANFSKQMPEFGTEVLEYFRLSDRLSKRLISVDYDYATVCETLDSKFSNWNLPHRLVLWTLRCMKNLNNITATSFLLMHVSLFLGSPMNLQPVEPTQEDIASVSRFIATIYSICMLIFSEDKEQSSISFQEFVSFSPLSSTLNFALFHQAASKLKTGKSPLSIVTDKTTASLTYKMYKDLTNDYSDIYMIMDIWKPKRKRKTKKDQS; this is encoded by the exons ATGGGAGTACCTCGATTGGGAAGGTTTTTGGAGCCATTTGGAAAACCagtatatttttcttcatacCCAGAGGTACCTCTAAATTGCAGTCTCGTTATCGATGGAccttcttttgctttttggcTTTGGTTTTCCCAAGGAATAGTTTGCTCCGATTTTCAAGGATATCAGAAAGCAGTATTGGATTTCCACCACTTGCTTAGTAGGTTGAGattcaaagaaat AGAATACATATTTGATGGTGGACTTCCCTTTTCCAAACACCAGGTTAGAGTCAATAGATATCAGCAAAAGATTAATGATCTACGTTCTGCTTATATAAATCTTTGTGTGCCAATTGCTCAACATGTGCTTATGGGACTTGCTAAAGCCAAGGTAATTGTATGTAACGAAGAAGCAGATAAATATTGTGCATTTCAAGCTAAAAAGCTTGATGCTGTTATTTTAAGTCAAGACTCGGATTTCTTGCTTTATGATATAGACACACCACACTATGGATACATCCCCTTGCAGTCTTTAGATGTTACTTCCAACGGCATTAGTGGAAGAAAATACAGGTTTGATGAAATACAAAAAGATTTCCATTTCGATTTGCATATTCTTGCTGCCTATTTGGGTGTAGAAGGGCATCCTCTCGACCTAGTAATTGATTATCACAACACCTTTGAGCATATTTGCAAAATCTTAGAGAACTCtgtaaaagataaatttaTCGAAAAGTTAGTTTCCAAAGAAGAATTGACTCGCGTTCACGCATTCTACTCGCTTAATGACCTCAAGCTAGAAACATCTACTATAAATACATTCATGTGGGGAAGAGTCCAGGAGCTCTTAAATTCACAGCTACAGCCAGCAGAGATATGGTTACCTCAGTTATTGGAATTGCCTAGCAAACACTGTAGTTGGCTTGAAAGTGCTCCACTTCGTCTTCAAGCGTATGCCAACTTTTCCAAGCAAATGCCAGAGTTTGGAACAGAGGTATTAGAATATTTTCGTTTGAGTGACCGGTTATCGAAGAGATTGATTTCTGTAGATTATGATTATGCTACAGTCTGCGAAACGTTGGATAGCAAATTTTCTAACTGGAATTTACCGCACAGGCTAGTACTATGGACTTTACGGtgtatgaaaaatttaaacaatattaCAGCTACCAGTTTCCTCTTAATGCATGTAAGTCTATTCTTAGGTAGTCCTATGAACTTGCAGCCGGTGGAACCTACGCAAGAGGACATTGCCAGCGTTTCTCGTTTTATAGCGACAATATATTCGATATGTATGTTGATATTCAGTGAAGACAAGGAACAGTCTTCTATTAGTTTTCAGGAATTTGTTTCATTCAGCCCTCTATCAAGCACTTTAAACTTTGCTTTATTTCACCAAGCAGCAAGTAAGCTGAAGACAGGTAAAAGCCCACTAAGCATTGTTACAGATAAAACTACTGCCTCATTAACCTATAAAATGTACAAAGACCTCACGAACGATTACTCTGATATTTACATGATAATGGATATTTGGAAACCAAAAAGGAAACGCAAGACTAAAAAAGATCAATCATAG
- the bpb1 gene encoding zinc finger-splicing factor Bpb1 produces MLNSRSVGSTGSNNTPLGRRRFDEKPDSLPPLPDANGMSNGYRDSYKSNSRMDHRPDGYHDGRGRRAYRKHYWGHPTPIEEMLPSQMELETAVKSCMTMEQLELYSLNVRLEEITQKLRTGDVVPHHRERSPSPPPQYDNHGRRLNTREIRYKKKLEDERHRIIERAMKMVPGFRAPSDYRRPAKTQEKVYVPVKDYPEINFIGLLIGPRGHTLKDMEAKSGAKIAIRGKGSVKEGKGRSDPSVRGNMEEDLHCLVTADSEDKINHAIKLIDNVIQTAASVPEGQNDLKRNQLRQLATLNGTLRDDENQVCQNCGNVGHRRFDCPERINHTMNIVCRHCGSIGHIARDCPVRDQQPPMADSTADREYQSLMQELGGGSAISNGNGEPQKSIEFSESGAASPQAGHPPPWAAASTSVSSSTSSPAPWAKPASSAAPSNPAPWQQPAAPQSAPALSMNPSSLPPWQQPTQQSAVQPSNLVPSQNAPFIPGTSAPLPPTTFAPPGVPLPPIPGAPGMPNLNMSQPPMVPPGMALPPGMPAPFPGYPAVPAMPGIPGATAPPGAPGSYNTSESSNLNAPPGVSMPNGYSNR; encoded by the exons ATGCTGAATTCAAGGTCAGTAGGGTCTACTG gTTCGAATAATACTCCCTTAGGAAGGAGGCGGTTTGACGAAAAACCAGATTCTTTACCACCATTGCCTGATGCAAATGGAATGAGTAATGGTTATCGCGATTCTTATAAAAGCAATTCCAGAATGGATCATAGACCGGATGGCTATCACGATGGTCGAGGTCGTCGAGCTTATAGAAAACATTATTGGGGTCATCCAACCCCGATTGAGGAAATGTTACCAAGCCAAATGGAGCTGGAAACTGCCGTTAAATCCTGTATGACTATGGAGCAATTAGAATTATACTCTTTGAATGTTCGATTGGAAGAAATTACGCAAAAGCTTAGAACCGGTGATGTTGTTCCTCATCACCGTGAACGGTCCCCTTCTCCTCCTCCGCAATACGATAACCATGGTCGCCGATTGAATACTCGAGAAATCCGTTACAAGAAAAAGCTAGAGGATGAGCGTCACCGGATTATTGAGCGCGCAATGAAAATGGTGCCAGGCTTTCGTGCTCCCAGTGATTATAGAAGACCTGCAAAAACACAAGAGAAGGTTTACGTTCCCGTTAAGGATTATCCAGAGATTAATTTCATCGGCCTCCTGATCGGTCCTCGTGGCCACACTTTGAAGGATATGGAAGCAAAATCTGGAGCCAAAATTGCTATTCGTGGTAAAGGAAGTGttaaagaaggaaaaggaagaagCGATCCATCTGTCCGAGGTAATATGGAAGAAGATTTACACTGCCTTGTTACCGCAGACTCTGAAGATAAAATTAACCATGCCATAAAACTAATTGATAATGTTATCCAAACGGCCGCTTCTGTTCCAGAAGGCCAAAACGacttaaaaagaaatcaactTCGTCAGCTTGCTACTCTTAATGGTACTTTACGAGACGATGAAAATCAGGTTTGCCAAAATTGCGGTAACGTGGGTCATCGTCGTTTCGATTGTCCTGAACGTATCAATCACACAATGAACATTGTTTGTAGGCATTGCGGAAGTATTGGCCATATTGCTCGCGACTGTCCTGTTAGAGATCAACAACCTCCAATGGCTGATTCTACTGCTGATCGGGAATATCAAAGTCTTATGCAAGAGCTTGGTGGGGGATCGGCTATTTCCAATGGTAATGGTGAACCCCAAAAATCTATTGAATTTTCCGAAAGTGGAGCTGCTAGTCCTCAAGCAGGTCACCCTCCACCTTGGGCTGCTGCGTCTACTTCGGTATCTAGCAGCACTTCTAGTCCTGCTCCTTGGGCCAAACCAGCTTCATCAGCCGCCCCTTCAAATCCAGCCCCTTGGCAGCAACCTGCTGCTCCACAATCTGCCCCTGCCCTTTCTATGAATCCAAGTTCACTACCTCCTTGGCAGCAGCCAACTCAACAGTCCGCTGTACAGCCTTCTAATTTAGTACCTTCACAAAATGCGCCATTCATCCCTGGTACTTCTGCTCCCCTTCCACCTACTACATTCGCTCCTCCTGGTGTGCCTCTGCCACCAATTCCTGGGGCGCCTGGTATGCCGAACCTGAATATGTCTCAACCACCCATGGTTCCACCTGGAATGGCTTTGCCTCCTGGCATGCCCGCACCATTTCCTGGATATCCCGCTGTTCCTGCTATGCCTGGTATACCTGGTGCAACAGCTCCCCCTGGTGCACCAGGCTCATACAATACGTCGGAGTCCTCTAATTTAAATGCCCCACCCGGTGTTTCAATGCCAAACGGATATTCCAATCGATAG
- a CDS encoding histidinol-phosphatase, with protein sequence MPISSHSHSGQFCLHAQGKLEDVIQEAIQQGFQSFSFTEHTPRDRVEDLYPEELHLQPEDLFKTFDEYVNEARRLKQNYGDQINILIGAETEYIRPESVELLKSLNTKYNLDYFVGSVHHVNSIPIDFSPELWQKALQHVGNNPEQLFIDYFEHQYDLMQRLHPLVIGHFDLICLFAPEDAKEVFKNSKSVWELIQRNIKYAVSYGGIFEINTSAFRKGWKTAYPQQRLLELMVEQGAQLTLSDDSHGPHQVGLNYHLAKSYLDKCGITSLCMIEKGPDGNGTVVKNVTVDNVWSKFVGTNGITNT encoded by the exons ATGCCAATTTCTAGTCATTCTCATAGTGGGCA ATTTTGTTTGCATGCCCAGGGCAAACTAGAAGATGTAATTCAGGAAGCCATACAACAAGGTTTTCAATCGTTTTCATTTACAGAACATACCCCTAGAGATCGAGTTGAAGACTTATATCCCGAAGAA CTACATCTACAACCAGAAGATCTCTTTAAAACGTTTGATGAATATGTGAATGAAGCTCGACGATTGAAGCAAAACTATGGAGACCAAATAAATATTCTAATTGGTGCTGAAACCGAATACATACGACCAGAGTCAGTTgaacttttgaaaagccTCAATACAAAATACAACTTGGATTACTTTGTTGGCAGCGTACATCATGTTAACTCCATTCCGATCGATTTTTCTCCTGAACTATGGCAAAAAGCCTTACAACATGTTGGAAATAATCCAGAACAGCTCtttattgattattttGAGCATCAATATGACTTGATGCAACGGTTGCATCCATTAGTGATTGGTCATTTTGACTTGATATGTCTTTTTGCACCTGAAGACGCTAAGGAAGTTTTCAAGAACTCGAAAAGTGTTTGGGAACTTATACAACGAAACATTAAATACGCTGTTTCTTATGGTGGTATCTTTGAAATTAACACCTCTGCATTTCGCAAAGGATGGAAGACTGCGTATCCTCAGCAACGACTTCTTGAGCTGATGGTTGAACAAGGAGCGCAACTCACTTTATCTGACGATAGTCATGGACCACATCAAGTTGGCTTGAATTATCATTTGGCCAAGTCGTATCTGGACAAATGCGGTATTACAAGCCTCTGTATGATAGAAAAGGGCCCCGATGGTAATGGCACGGTGGTTAAAAATGTTACGGTCGACAATGTTTGGTCTAAATTCGTTGGCACAAACGGAATAACTAACACATAG